A window from Dysidea avara chromosome 2, odDysAvar1.4, whole genome shotgun sequence encodes these proteins:
- the LOC136247728 gene encoding fibrinogen C domain-containing protein 1-B-like — translation MEVLTLTETGLLLTSVDKFTMINTITISILVVSAIGIVLVDGECQTNSGPIESCCCLGYNNTHFNAKSPGVYTIGNFGGVKCSNTRVYCDTTSGGGGWLVVQRRKDGSVDFNRDWIDYEDGFGSLTGEFWFGLRGMHTLTNQGQWELRIDYTFTNGTKGYLSYSNFRVGPATEQYPLTISGFDGVTTDPFSTYAINGMKYTTRDRDHDNWGNNCAVHDAGGNSGGWWYRACSDIFLNHQYNKGYTIYLNGQWHPLPFIEIKIRPKNYII, via the exons ATGGAAGTGTTGACTTTAACAGAGACTGG ATTACTGTTGACCAGTGTTGACAAGTTTACAATGATCAATACTATCACTATTTCAATACTAGTGGTTAGTGCTATAGGAATAGTACTGGTTGATGGAGAGTGTCAAACTAATAGTGGTCCCATTGAAAGTTGCTGTTGCCTTGGCTACAACAATACTCATTTCAATGCAAAGAGTCCAGGAGTCTACACTATTGGTAACTTTGGTGGAGTGAAGTGTTCCAATACTAGAGTATACTGTGATACTACCTCAGGAGGAGGAGGATGGTTAGTTGTTCAGAGAAGAAAAGATGGAAGTGTTGACTTTAACAGAGACTGGATAGattatgaagatggatttggtaGTCTGACTGGAGAATTTTGGTTTGGATTACGTGGGATGCATACTTTAACTAATCAAGGACAGTGGGAGCTACGTATTGACTATACATTTACTAATGGAACAAAAGGTTATCTATCATACAGTAACTTTAGAGTAGGACCAGCCACTGAACAGTATCCATTAACCATATCAGGATTTGATGGAGTTACAACTGATCCATTTAGTACTTATGCAATTAATGGGATGAAGTACACCACAAGGGACAGGGACCACGATAACTGGGGTAATAATTGTGCGGTCCATGATGCTGGTGGTAATTCTGGTGGATGGTGGTACAGAGCCTGCTCCGACATATTTCTCAACCATCAGTACAATAAAGGTTATACAATATACCTCAATGGCCAGTGGCATCCTCTACCATTTATAGAAATCAAAATCAGACCAAAAAATTACATCATTTAA